The Sphingopyxis sp. BE259 nucleotide sequence TCAACGGCATGCTCGACTTCGGCGACGACGACGGCCTTCAGGGCTTTGTCGGCGGTGGTGCCGGTGTTGCCCGCGTGTCGGTTGAACCCGTGTTCGCCGGCCCGTTCATCGATGACTCGGATACGGGCTTTGCCTGGCAGGCCATCGCCGGCGTTCGCGCGCCGCTGAGCACCAACTGGGATGTTGGCCTGAAGTATCGCTTCTTCAACGCCGACAACATCGACCTGGTCGATCAGGCTGGCCGCGACGTTTCGACGCGCTTCCGTTCGCACTCGATCCTCGGTACGCTGACGTACAACTTCGGTGGTGCACCGGAGCCGGTTGTGGCCCCGCCGCCGCCGCCGCCGCCGCCGCCTCCCCCGCCGCCCCCGCCCCCGCCGCCGCCGCCGGTCGTGCAGTGTGAGCCTGGGCCGTACATCGTGTACTTCGACTGGGATCAGTCGAACATCACGCCGGAAGCCGCTTCGACGCTCGACAACGCGATCAGCGCCTATAACCGTGGTTGCACGGGTACGCAGGTCATGCTCGCCGGTCACGCTGACCGTTCGGGTTCGGCCACCTACAACGTCGGTCTGTCGGAACGCCGCAACACCGCGGTTCGCAGCTACCTGACCGCTCGCGGTATCTCGGATGGCTCGATCAGCGCGCAGGGCTTCGGCGAAAGCCGCCCGGCCGTTGCCACCGCCGATGGCGTCCGCAACGACCAGAACCGTCGCGTGGAAATCACTTACGGTCCGAACTCGGGCATGTAAGATCGGTTTCCGCTCCCGACTGGGACTGGAACGAAAAGAGGGGCGGTGCCGCAAGGCGCCGCCCTTTCTTCATGGGTGCGATGCGCGGCACCCGACTTTGCCGCGCGGTACGCGGTGATGGCGGAGCGATGCCGTTGGCAAATTCCGCTTGCCCCGATCAATTTATGATATACCATCACAATTTGGGCGCGAGACGGTCTTGGGCCCTTGATGATGGGCGAGCGCCCGGCAATCACGGTGCGATCGACCCCGACCGGGAGAGAGACGATGCGCCAACGCCGCAGCCAGTTTCATCGCAGCATTTTTCGCGCCGACCCCAATGGCGATCCCGCCATCAATACGACGCCGCTGATCGACGTCATGCTGGTGATGCTGGTAATGTTCATCATCACCATCCCGCCGCCGACGCATAGCGTCGATGTGACCTTGCCTGCGGACGGCATCGGGATTCCGATTGCCGACGAAAACCGGGTGACCATCGATACCGCCGACGTGATCCGCTGGAATGATGAAGCGGTCGATCTGGCCCAACTGGGCATGCTGGTCAAACAGGCGGCCGACCGCCCCGAGCCCGCGGCAATCCTGCTCGAACCCGATGCGCGGGCGCGCTACCTGCGCGTCGACGAGGCGATCGGCGCGATCCGGCGCAACGGCGGGTCGAAACTCGCCTTTCCGGGGATTCGCGAATATGCCGGGCTGATCTGAACCGATCGCTTCCGCCGTAGTCAGGCGGCGGGCGCGGTGCCGGGGCGCAGATACGCCATCATATAACCGACATAATCGGTCTTGCCGAGCGGTACGCCCATGTGGCGCAGGATCGAATAGGCGGCGACCGCGTGGAAGTAAAACTGCGGTTGTGCCCAATCGCGGACGTAGGTGCGGGCGGTCATGTCGAAGGCCATGCCGTTCGGCAGATCGAAAGCGATCGGGCGATCGGGGGCAGTGTCGAGCGTGGCGGCATCGATCGTATCGAGCCACGCTAGCGTCGTCGCGATCTGCGTCTGGAGGCCTGCGAAGTCGGTTGCGTCATCGGTCAGAGCGGGGGCGCCGACTGCACCAAGGCGGGTCGGCGGCTGGACCGCTTGCGAACAGGTGAACCGCACTTGGGCGGCCAGCGGGAACATGTCGGGCGCGAGGCGCGCGACGATGAATTGCAGTTCGCCGACGCCATTCTGCTCACCCCAGGCGAGTGCCTTGTCGAGCTGGGCGGACAGTGCGTTGAGGCCGTTCCGGTAGGCCGGCACGGTCATGTCGTAAAGCATCGTCATATCCTTCGAAGGGTCATGGGGTCAGGCGGGGGCAAGATTGTCCTGAAATTGCAGGCGCGCGAGGCGGGCATAGAGACCGTCGGCGGCAACGAGCGCGTCATGTTTGCCCTCCTCCACGATCCGGCCGTTGTCCATCACGATGATCCGATCGGCGGCGCGGACGGTAGCGAGCCGGTGCGCGATGACGATCGTTGTCCGATCGTGCATCAATGTTTCCAGCGCGTCCTGCACCAGCTTTTCGGATTCGGCATCGAGCGCCGAGGTCGCCTCGTCGAGCAGCAGCAGCGGCGCGCGGCGGAGCAGGGCCCGGGCGATCGCGACGCGCTGGCGCTGCCCGCCCGACAGCCGGGCTCCACCTTCGCCCATGAAGGTGTCGAGTCCTTGCGGCAGCTTGCGGAGGAATTCTTCGGCATTGGCGGCGCGCGCGGCGTCCCACAATTGTTCGTCGGTCGCGTCCCAATTGCCGTAGCGCAGATTGTCGCGCGCCGAAGCGGCGAAGATGACGGTTTCCTGCGGCACCATCGCGATGCGGGCGCGAATGTCGGCGGGGTCGGCCTCGGTCAGCGGGACGCCGTCGAGCAGGATTTGCCCGCCCTGCGGGTCGTAGAACCGCTCGGCGAGCTGGAACAGGGTTGATTTGCCGGCGCCCGAGGGACCGACGATCGCCACCGTCTCGCGCGGCTGGATCGCGAGGTTGAAATCATGGAGCGCCGGAGCGTCGGGGCGGGTCGGATAATGGAATTCGACCTGCGCGAATTCGAGCGTGCCGAGCGATGGTTCGGGGAAGGCGCGCGGCTGCGCGGGCGGGGCGATGCTGGCTTCCGCGTTGAGCAGTTCGCTCAGCCGTTCGGCGGCCCCCGCGGCGCGCAGAAGATCGCCATAGACTTCTGTCAGTGCGCCGAAAGCGCCCGCGACCAGCCCGCCGGTGAGAACGAATGCGGCGATGGTGCCGCCGGTGATGGTCCCCGCGGCGACCCCTTCGGCGCCGTACCACAGCAGGGTGGTAATCGCGCCGAACAGCAGGCCGATGACGATCGCGGTCATGATCGCACGGAGGCGGATGCGGCGCTTGGCGGTGGCGAAGGTCGCTTCGACCGCGCTGGCGAAGCGCGCGGCTTCGCGATCTTCCTGGCCGAACGCCTGGACGATCTTCATCGCGCCCAATTGTTCGGAGGTGGTGGCGCCGATGTCTGCGACGCGGTCCTGGCTCGACCGCGACACATTCTGCAGGCGGCGGCCAAGCAGGACGATCGGCATGATAATGACCGGGATGCCGAGCAGGATACCGCCGGTGAGCTTTGGCGACAGGGTGAACAGATAGGCGATGCCGCCGATTCCCATCACCATGTTCCGGAGCGCCACCGAGACGGTGGTGCCGACGACTTGTTCGATGATCGTGGTGTCCGATGTCATCCGCGAGGCGATTTCGGACGGACGGTTTTCCTCGAAGAACCCCGGTGCGAGGCGGAGCAGGTTGCGCTGAACCGCCTGGCGGATGTCGGCAACGGTGCGTTCCCCAAGCCAACTGACGAAATAGAAGCGCAGCGCCGTGGCGAGAGCGAGGGTCAGAACGATGCCGTAGAACAGGCGGAAATGCGGCGCGACGTCGCCGCCGCCGGCGACAAAGCCGCTGTCGATCATTTCCTTGAACTGCCAGGGGATCGCCAGCGTCGCGAGCGCCGCGATCCCGAGCGCGACCGCGGCGATCGCCAGTTGCAGCGGATAGGCGCTGGCATAATGCCAAATCATCCTGAGGCTGCCGAGCTTGCGGCGCGGCTGCGCGGGGGTTTTTGCGGCGGAGGGGTCGGGGGTGCTGGCCATCGCATTGGCCCTAGCAGTGGCGCTGGCCGCGCTCAACGGCGCAGAATGACCCTCTGCTTCAAGCGCTTTGAAGCGGTGCTGCACGCCGAAGGATGCAGAAACAGAGCAAAGTTCCGCGTCAAAACCGATTATGATGCATTGCACAATGAGACGGAAGCCCTAGACTGGTGCCGACAAACGGTCGCCCGAAGAGCGCCGGGGCTGCCAAGGAACCATCGCATATGTTGTATCACGCCTTTGAAATGCAGAAAAGCTGGCTGGCGGGCGCAAGTGCGCTGGCGACCGCGGGGGCGCAGGTGATGCAACATCCGGCGAACCCGCTCGGCTATTTCGGCGGCAGTCCGCAGTTCGCCTCGGCGCTGGAAGTGTTCGCGCATGCTGCGGCGCCGCGCGGCAAGCCGGGGTTCGAGCTGTACGAAACCGAGGTCGATGGCGAAACAGTTCGCGTGACCGAAGCGATCGAGGCGCGCAAGCCGTTCGGTCAGCTCAAGCATTTCAAGCATAAGGGCACGACGGACGCGCCGAAGTTGTTGATCGTCGCCCCGATGTCGGGCCATTATGCGACGTTGCTGCGCGGCACGGTCGAAAGGATGCTGCCCGGGCATGACGTGTGGATCACCGACTGGCGTGACGCGCGCAACGTGCCGCTGGAAGCGGGCAAGTTCGACCTCGACGACTATATTGATTATCTGATCGGCTGGATGGAGCATATCGGCCCCGGCGCGCATATGCTGGCGGTGTGCCAGCCGTCGGTCCCGGCGCTGGCCGCCGCCGCGATCATGGCGGCGGACAAGAACAAGTGCCGCCCTGCGACGCTGACGATGATGGGCGGACCGATCGACACGCGCAAGGCGCCGACGGCGGTCAACCAGCATGCGATGACGCGGCCGCATGCGTGGTTTCAGGAAAATGTCATCGCCACGGTCCCCGCTTATTATCCGGGCGCCGGACGCCGCGTTTATCCAGGCTTTTTGCAGCTGGCCGGCTTCATGTCGATGAACCTGGGCAATCACATGATGAGCCACTGGTCGATGTTCAAACATCTGGTCGACGGTGACGGCGAAGAGGCCGACAAGACCAAGGAATTCTATGACGAATATCGCTCGGTGTGCGACATGACCGCCGAATTCTATCTGCAGACCGTCGATGTGGTGTTCCAGCGCCACGCGCTGCCCAAGGGCGAGATGCTGCACCGTGGCCAGCCGGTCGATCTGAATGCGATCGAGGATATTGCGATCCTGGCGATCGAGGGCGAGCGCGACGATATTTCAGGAATCGGTCAGACCAAGGCGGCGCTGACGCTGGCGAAATCGCTGCCGACCGAGAAGAAGAAATACCTGATGGCGAAGACGGTCGGCCATTATGGCATCTTCAACGGCCGCAAATGGCGCGAGGATATT carries:
- a CDS encoding OmpA family protein codes for the protein MRKLAVAMALASTALASPALARDDSWYVGVGAGAMLVEDLDLDIGTFNNAGSVDHRAGYDFEGTVGYDFGGFRAEVEVGYREADIKSGRFTNPGIPNSANGAGTFTGSTALNGDTNALSFMVNGMLDFGDDDGLQGFVGGGAGVARVSVEPVFAGPFIDDSDTGFAWQAIAGVRAPLSTNWDVGLKYRFFNADNIDLVDQAGRDVSTRFRSHSILGTLTYNFGGAPEPVVAPPPPPPPPPPPPPPPPPPPPVVQCEPGPYIVYFDWDQSNITPEAASTLDNAISAYNRGCTGTQVMLAGHADRSGSATYNVGLSERRNTAVRSYLTARGISDGSISAQGFGESRPAVATADGVRNDQNRRVEITYGPNSGM
- a CDS encoding ABC transporter transmembrane domain-containing protein, with the translated sequence MASTPDPSAAKTPAQPRRKLGSLRMIWHYASAYPLQLAIAAVALGIAALATLAIPWQFKEMIDSGFVAGGGDVAPHFRLFYGIVLTLALATALRFYFVSWLGERTVADIRQAVQRNLLRLAPGFFEENRPSEIASRMTSDTTIIEQVVGTTVSVALRNMVMGIGGIAYLFTLSPKLTGGILLGIPVIIMPIVLLGRRLQNVSRSSQDRVADIGATTSEQLGAMKIVQAFGQEDREAARFASAVEATFATAKRRIRLRAIMTAIVIGLLFGAITTLLWYGAEGVAAGTITGGTIAAFVLTGGLVAGAFGALTEVYGDLLRAAGAAERLSELLNAEASIAPPAQPRAFPEPSLGTLEFAQVEFHYPTRPDAPALHDFNLAIQPRETVAIVGPSGAGKSTLFQLAERFYDPQGGQILLDGVPLTEADPADIRARIAMVPQETVIFAASARDNLRYGNWDATDEQLWDAARAANAEEFLRKLPQGLDTFMGEGGARLSGGQRQRVAIARALLRRAPLLLLDEATSALDAESEKLVQDALETLMHDRTTIVIAHRLATVRAADRIIVMDNGRIVEEGKHDALVAADGLYARLARLQFQDNLAPA
- a CDS encoding polyhydroxyalkanoate depolymerase, which gives rise to MLYHAFEMQKSWLAGASALATAGAQVMQHPANPLGYFGGSPQFASALEVFAHAAAPRGKPGFELYETEVDGETVRVTEAIEARKPFGQLKHFKHKGTTDAPKLLIVAPMSGHYATLLRGTVERMLPGHDVWITDWRDARNVPLEAGKFDLDDYIDYLIGWMEHIGPGAHMLAVCQPSVPALAAAAIMAADKNKCRPATLTMMGGPIDTRKAPTAVNQHAMTRPHAWFQENVIATVPAYYPGAGRRVYPGFLQLAGFMSMNLGNHMMSHWSMFKHLVDGDGEEADKTKEFYDEYRSVCDMTAEFYLQTVDVVFQRHALPKGEMLHRGQPVDLNAIEDIAILAIEGERDDISGIGQTKAALTLAKSLPTEKKKYLMAKTVGHYGIFNGRKWREDIAPVVEGWIRSNGG
- a CDS encoding biopolymer transporter ExbD, whose protein sequence is MRQRRSQFHRSIFRADPNGDPAINTTPLIDVMLVMLVMFIITIPPPTHSVDVTLPADGIGIPIADENRVTIDTADVIRWNDEAVDLAQLGMLVKQAADRPEPAAILLEPDARARYLRVDEAIGAIRRNGGSKLAFPGIREYAGLI
- a CDS encoding DUF1993 domain-containing protein, with the protein product MTMLYDMTVPAYRNGLNALSAQLDKALAWGEQNGVGELQFIVARLAPDMFPLAAQVRFTCSQAVQPPTRLGAVGAPALTDDATDFAGLQTQIATTLAWLDTIDAATLDTAPDRPIAFDLPNGMAFDMTARTYVRDWAQPQFYFHAVAAYSILRHMGVPLGKTDYVGYMMAYLRPGTAPAA